DNA sequence from the Lycium barbarum isolate Lr01 chromosome 5, ASM1917538v2, whole genome shotgun sequence genome:
atacggaccgtaaaaattatacgggccgtatattccagccgtataattggtccagaatgtccaaatcacaggaatggttttacggtatgatatacggtccgtacaaattatacgggacgtaaaattTAGCGTAAAATGAGTCCGAAagtaattttaaaacttcgttctaaggctttttcacttcattcttcacacccccaagccctagaatgaccttctattctctcccatcatcaagaacattaaggtaagcctattctaatcattccaactcaattctaaaatatatccttgtaatctaagcaagaaatcattgttcataaactagggttttcaagaaaacccatctcaaggttcaagaaccaagatttttggaaaacttcttcaagttcaaatctttaattcaagtttggagtattaccaggtatgtagagttactatctacgtgtgggaacatcattgttcttccccacgcctcctaatccataaagtatgaaactttacaaaactagggtttctattctatactatgctcatgataaccctaggtccatgtctatgactatattatgtttgaattgttattattctatcattgtgttcttaatactcattatgattattgagaatctgtccgtaatccatgaaaatccatattttgtattccatgggttcttgcatgcatgtttttgactacgaatgattatttcatgaatatcctatatgtctataagttttcatgcaattgtattaaataattactttcatgctacgatacaatatacatacatactaaatacaagttatttcatgaaaccatatttacaagttatttcataaaactatgcttacacgttatttcatgaaaccatgtttacaagttatttcatgaaaccatgtttacaagttatttcgtgaaatcatgattacaagacaagtacaagttaattcacgaaaatcatgggcttcttagccaattatattatgttcatgtttttgggagttgcatgaattaccgagaaggctcagatagcctgaaactacgtagccaccgtaggacaaggatcgctccgcccagttaggacgataccttaattttacactgaatggatccatcaggcacgttaccaccttataccctggcaaggtatgggggctctgctggtccggcgaggtaccagactccacctatccacgtggtgatatcatgtgtcggtttatgaaatgctgtccctacttatcatgttttacttataatatatatacatatatgtactcatgctcatgttcatgttaggttttcagtttcagttcttatcatgttattccatgttccatattgtttctttcagttgctttacataccagtacattcaatgtgctgacgtccccttttattgcccgggggcctgcatttcacgatgcaggtacggatttacaggacgacgcttctgctcattaggatctgcacgtaccagcttattggtaagccccatctcattcggggtttaggcattatctttctttatcgagttttgcatctaaaggtatgctgggggccttgtcccagtaaggaTGTTACGTGTTTtcttcagactcatgttagaggtttcatagacaagacaagtgtcatgttagacttccagagttggttagccggtttggctcatttatgatagtATCCGCAgtcatgacttaatcaagtatttatatttaatattatgactactatgttttataaaagctcatcatgcactgcACAtcatatttccgctcatgtatgcctcatgatggttcagcaagccatgtggttcgctcggtcacatgcagtcaggcaccgagtgccgtgttacgcccaggccatgctTCGGGGCGTGACATGTTGGTCTCCATCCAGTCTCTAATGTGAAGCAGATCCTTCCAAGCAGTTGAGTCCTTTGAAGCTATAACCTTAGAGTTGAGGTTGCTTCTTTGGCAATACTTAGCTTTTAGGAATTGTGCCCAAAGAGAAGATTCAATTCTTAATCTCCACCATCTTTTAGCAGCAAAAGTTTGACAGATATCTATCAAGCTCCTGAATCCCAGTCCTCCTTCTTTAGTAGGGAAACTCATGATCTCCTAAGATGACCAATGGTAACTTTTTTTTACCATATTTTTCTCCCCAAAAGAAGTTAGCAAATTGCATTTCAATCTCATAAAGAACTGTTACAGGGGGCATTAATGCAACAAAAATATGTAATGCTGGAGACTGTAAGATATGTTTAATGATAATTACCTTACCTCCTGATGAAAGAAATCTGTCTTGCCAACCTGCTATCTTGCTGAGAATCTTTTTGGAAATGTCAGAGAAGTAAGAAATTATCTTCCTACCACAGTATATAGGACAACCTAAATATGTAAAGGGGAAGGAGGCttgtttgtaaccactccacctTCTTATCCTCCTGTTATACAAACTGTCTATCTTACTATGAGTGAGAAAAAAAGTTTTCTCTTTATTAATCTCCTGTCCTGAggctttgtttatacaacttcaaTTGCTTCATAATGAGCTTGATAGAGTATTTATCAGCATAGGTAAACAAAACAAGGTCATCAGCATAGCTAAGATGATTAATTTGTGGCCCTTTTTTGTGCATAGAGAAGCTAATGAACCTATCATTATGATTAAGATGGGTCAAAGCTCTTGAACGAGTTTCATATGCAATAATAAAAAGGGCAGGAGATAAAAGGTCTCCCTGTTTTAAAGCTCTAGAGGATTTAAAGAAGCCATATCTGACAGATCACAGATTACCAGTTGTTAGAAATCAGTCTATAAACAATTTTGATAAAAAAACTCATCAAATCCCATTTCCTAAGAACAGAAGTAAGGAAATTCCAAGACAGTTTATCATAAGCTTTAGACATATCTAATTTAAAGAAGCATTACAACTGTCAGGATCGGGTCTAATTCCATGAATGATCTCTTGTGTTAAGAGAATATTCTCAGTAATCTGCCTACCCTTGACAAAACTAGATTGATTTTCAGAAATGATCTTAGGCAAAATATTGTTAATCCTTAAAGCAAGAATTTTAGACAATATTTTGTTAGAAAAATTACTTAGACTTATAGGTCTAAGTTTAGAGAAACAATCTGGTGAATTTACCTTAGGGATAAGAGTCAAGCATGAATGAGTATAAAACTTAGTAAGCTTAGCACCATGAAAGAAGGAAAGCACAAAAGATACTACCTCTCTTTTGATGATATCCCAGTATTGTTGAAAAAAAAAGACCATTAAAGCCATCTAGTCTTGCACAACTGTTAGGATCCATAGAGTCTATATCCATCTTGATCCCCTCTGTTATAGGTGTTTTAATCAAGTGATAGTTATCCTCAGCACTGATCAAATTGTTGCAACCTCTTATAAAGTCCAAGTTCAGATCCCTTGGATTCTCAGTTAATATGTTACTGAAGTGATCAATGGATGCTTTGGAGATGTTGGCATTTCCTTCAACCCATTGACCATGTTGATCTTTTATTTTGTAGATTTGGGCTCTTCTTCTCCTAGCCTTGATAGTACTGTGAAAGTACTTTGTATTGGAGTCACCC
Encoded proteins:
- the LOC132639280 gene encoding uncharacterized protein LOC132639280, whose translation is MRNEALSQTSMWSTYPRLVLIRTYYWSTVLMITNRDSIGDVFENVKKFEKEVTDAKTAYLASDADTDRILLNKSKPEYIKWLKIEDSILRQKARIKWAEEGDSNTKYFHSTIKARRRRAQIYKIKDQHGQWVEGNANISKASIDHFSNILTENPRDLNLDFIRGCNNLISAEDNYHLIKTPITEGIKMDIDSMDPNSCARLDGFNGLFFSTILGYHQKRGSIFCAFLLSWINNILPKIISENQSSFVKGRQITENILLTQEIIHGIRPDPDSCNASLN